A genome region from Cervus canadensis isolate Bull #8, Minnesota chromosome 10, ASM1932006v1, whole genome shotgun sequence includes the following:
- the PABPC1L gene encoding polyadenylate-binding protein 1-like isoform X1, which yields MGIKTQVSCHGVPPLCAAGASPEPYPGPGDLHPDVTEAMLYEKFSPAGPILSIRVCRDVATRRSLGYAYINFQQPADAERALDTMNFEVIKGQPIRIMWSQRDPGLRKSGVGNIFIKNLEDSIDNKALYDTFSTFGNILSCKVVCDEHGSRGFGFVHFETHEAAQNAISTMNGMLLNDRKVFVGHFKSRREREVELGARAMEFTNIYVKNLHADVDEQRLQDLFSQFGKMLSVKVMRDDSGHSRGFGFVNFEKHEEAQKAVVNMNGREVSGRLLYVGRAQKRVERQNELKRRFEQMKQDRLTRYQGVNLYVKNLDDSIDDEKLRKEFSPYGVITSAKVMTEGGHSKGFGFVCFSSPEEATKAVTEMNGRIVGTKPLYVALAQRKEERKAILTNQYMQRLSTMRALGGPIMGSFQQPASYFLPAVPQPPAQAPYYGSGPPIQPAPRWTAQPPRLSSAYSPRASVVRPAAMSRRPLAPVGSSRQVSTHVPHLVPHTPQVANIGTQTTGPGVTGCCTPSRPLLTHKYSTPAHCTDRVQEPAVRVPGQEPLTASMLAAAPLHEQKQMIGERLFPLVYNVHAHLAGKITGMLLEIDNSELLLMLESPESLNAKVEEALAVLQAHQATEHMRGVNLC from the exons ATGGGGAtcaaaacccaggtctcttgccaTGGAGTGCCGCCTCTCTGCGCCGCTGGCGCCAGCCCGGAGCCCTACCCGGGGCCAG GCGACCTGCACCCGGACGTGACCGAGGCCATGCTCTACGAGAAGTTCTCGCCCGCTGGCCCCATCCTGTCCATCCGCGTGTGCCGCGACGTGGCCACCCGCCGCTCGCTGGGTTATGCCTACATCAACTTCCAGCAGCCAGCGGACG CGGAGCGGGCACTGGACACCATGAACTTTGAGGTGATCAAAGGCCAGCCCATCCGCATCATGTGGTCCCAGCGAGACCCAGGACTTCGTAAGTCAGGTGTGGGCAACATCTTCATCAAGAACCTGGAGGACTCCATTGATAACAAGGCCTTGTACGACACCTTCTCCACCTTTGGGAACATCCTGTCTTGTAAG GTGGTGTGTGATGAGCACGGCTCCCGCGGCTTCGGCTTTGTGCATTTTGAGACCCACGAGGCCGCGCAGAATGCCATCAGCACCATGAACGGAATGCTGCTGAATGACCGCAAAGT CTTCGTTGGCCACTTCAAGTCCCGACGGGAGCGGGAGGTGGAGCTGGGCGCTCGGGCCATGGAGTTCACCAACATCTACGTGAAGAACCTCCACGCGGACGTGGACGAGCAGCGCCTGCAGGACCTCTTCTCCCAGTTTG GGAAGATGCTGAGTGTCAAGGTGATGAGGGATGACAGCGGCCACTCCCGAGGCTTTGGCTTTGTCAACTTCGAGAAGCATGAGGAAGCCCAGAAG GCTGTGGTGAACATGAACGGGAGGGAGGTGAGCGGGCGGCTGCTCTACGTGGGCCGGGCCCAGAAGCGGGTGGAGCGGCAGAATGAGCTGAAGCGCAGGTTTGAGCAGATGAAGCAGGACCGGCTGACCCGTTACCAG GGCGTGAACTTGTATGTGAAGAACCTGGATGACTCCATAGATGATGAGAAACTGAGGAAAGAGTTCTCTCCCTATGGAGTGATCACCAGTGCCAAG GTGATGACAGAGGGTGGCCACAGCAAAGGGTTTGGCTTTGTGTGTTTTTCCTCTCCAGAAGAGGCGACCAAGGCCGTGACAGAGATGAATGGGCGCATCGTGGGCACCAAGCCACTGTATGTGGCGCTGGCCCAGCGCAAGGAAGAGCGGAAGGCCATCCTGACCAACCAGTACATGCAGCGCCTCTCCACCATGCGGGCCCTGGGCGGCCCCATCATGGGCTCCTTCCAGCAGCCTGCCAGCTACTTCCTGCCCGCTGTGCCCCAG CCTCCAGCCCAGGCTCCGTACTATGGCTCTGGCCCACCCATCCAGCCTGCCCCCAGGTGGACAGCCCAGCCACCCAGATTGTCAT CCGCTTACTCGCCCAGGGCCTCGGTGGTCCGGCCAGCAGCCATGTCTCGGCGCCCCTTGGCCCCCGTTGGAAGCTCCAGGCAGGTCTCCACCCACGTGCCACACCTGGTGCCCCACACCCCGCAAGTGG CCAACATTGGTACCCAGACCACAGGACCCGGTGTGACAGGATGCTGTACCCCTAGCAGGCCTCTCCTGACGCACAAATATTCCACGCCAGCACACTGCACTGATCGG GTCCAGGAGCCCGCCGTGCGTGTCCCCGGACAGGAGCCCCTGACCGCGTCCATGCTGGCCGCAGCACCGCTACATGAGCAGAAGCAGATGATCG GTGAGCGTCTCTTCCCCCTTGTCTACAATGTCCACGCCCACTTGGCCGGCAAGATCACCGGCATGCTGCTGGAGATTGACAACTCGGAGCTGCTGCTCATGCTGGAGTCCCCCGAGTCCCTCAATGCCAAG GTCGAAGAGGCTCTGGCAGTGCTGCAGGCCCACCAGGCCACGGAGCACATGCGAGGAGTGAACCTGTGCTGA
- the PABPC1L gene encoding polyadenylate-binding protein 1-like isoform X3, translating to MGIKTQVSCHGVPPLCAAGASPEPYPGPGDLHPDVTEAMLYEKFSPAGPILSIRVCRDVATRRSLGYAYINFQQPADAERALDTMNFEVIKGQPIRIMWSQRDPGLRKSGVGNIFIKNLEDSIDNKALYDTFSTFGNILSCKVVCDEHGSRGFGFVHFETHEAAQNAISTMNGMLLNDRKVFVGHFKSRREREVELGARAMEFTNIYVKNLHADVDEQRLQDLFSQFGKMLSVKVMRDDSGHSRGFGFVNFEKHEEAQKAVVNMNGREVSGRLLYVGRAQKRVERQNELKRRFEQMKQDRLTRYQGVNLYVKNLDDSIDDEKLRKEFSPYGVITSAKVMTEGGHSKGFGFVCFSSPEEATKAVTEMNGRIVGTKPLYVALAQRKEERKAILTNQYMQRLSTMRALGGPIMGSFQQPASYFLPAVPQPPAQAPYYGSGPPIQPAPRWTAQPPRLSSNIGTQTTGPGVTGCCTPSRPLLTHKYSTPAHCTDRVQEPAVRVPGQEPLTASMLAAAPLHEQKQMIGERLFPLVYNVHAHLAGKITGMLLEIDNSELLLMLESPESLNAKVEEALAVLQAHQATEHMRGVNLC from the exons ATGGGGAtcaaaacccaggtctcttgccaTGGAGTGCCGCCTCTCTGCGCCGCTGGCGCCAGCCCGGAGCCCTACCCGGGGCCAG GCGACCTGCACCCGGACGTGACCGAGGCCATGCTCTACGAGAAGTTCTCGCCCGCTGGCCCCATCCTGTCCATCCGCGTGTGCCGCGACGTGGCCACCCGCCGCTCGCTGGGTTATGCCTACATCAACTTCCAGCAGCCAGCGGACG CGGAGCGGGCACTGGACACCATGAACTTTGAGGTGATCAAAGGCCAGCCCATCCGCATCATGTGGTCCCAGCGAGACCCAGGACTTCGTAAGTCAGGTGTGGGCAACATCTTCATCAAGAACCTGGAGGACTCCATTGATAACAAGGCCTTGTACGACACCTTCTCCACCTTTGGGAACATCCTGTCTTGTAAG GTGGTGTGTGATGAGCACGGCTCCCGCGGCTTCGGCTTTGTGCATTTTGAGACCCACGAGGCCGCGCAGAATGCCATCAGCACCATGAACGGAATGCTGCTGAATGACCGCAAAGT CTTCGTTGGCCACTTCAAGTCCCGACGGGAGCGGGAGGTGGAGCTGGGCGCTCGGGCCATGGAGTTCACCAACATCTACGTGAAGAACCTCCACGCGGACGTGGACGAGCAGCGCCTGCAGGACCTCTTCTCCCAGTTTG GGAAGATGCTGAGTGTCAAGGTGATGAGGGATGACAGCGGCCACTCCCGAGGCTTTGGCTTTGTCAACTTCGAGAAGCATGAGGAAGCCCAGAAG GCTGTGGTGAACATGAACGGGAGGGAGGTGAGCGGGCGGCTGCTCTACGTGGGCCGGGCCCAGAAGCGGGTGGAGCGGCAGAATGAGCTGAAGCGCAGGTTTGAGCAGATGAAGCAGGACCGGCTGACCCGTTACCAG GGCGTGAACTTGTATGTGAAGAACCTGGATGACTCCATAGATGATGAGAAACTGAGGAAAGAGTTCTCTCCCTATGGAGTGATCACCAGTGCCAAG GTGATGACAGAGGGTGGCCACAGCAAAGGGTTTGGCTTTGTGTGTTTTTCCTCTCCAGAAGAGGCGACCAAGGCCGTGACAGAGATGAATGGGCGCATCGTGGGCACCAAGCCACTGTATGTGGCGCTGGCCCAGCGCAAGGAAGAGCGGAAGGCCATCCTGACCAACCAGTACATGCAGCGCCTCTCCACCATGCGGGCCCTGGGCGGCCCCATCATGGGCTCCTTCCAGCAGCCTGCCAGCTACTTCCTGCCCGCTGTGCCCCAG CCTCCAGCCCAGGCTCCGTACTATGGCTCTGGCCCACCCATCCAGCCTGCCCCCAGGTGGACAGCCCAGCCACCCAGATTGTCAT CCAACATTGGTACCCAGACCACAGGACCCGGTGTGACAGGATGCTGTACCCCTAGCAGGCCTCTCCTGACGCACAAATATTCCACGCCAGCACACTGCACTGATCGG GTCCAGGAGCCCGCCGTGCGTGTCCCCGGACAGGAGCCCCTGACCGCGTCCATGCTGGCCGCAGCACCGCTACATGAGCAGAAGCAGATGATCG GTGAGCGTCTCTTCCCCCTTGTCTACAATGTCCACGCCCACTTGGCCGGCAAGATCACCGGCATGCTGCTGGAGATTGACAACTCGGAGCTGCTGCTCATGCTGGAGTCCCCCGAGTCCCTCAATGCCAAG GTCGAAGAGGCTCTGGCAGTGCTGCAGGCCCACCAGGCCACGGAGCACATGCGAGGAGTGAACCTGTGCTGA
- the PABPC1L gene encoding polyadenylate-binding protein 1-like isoform X2: protein MNASGPGYPLASLYVGDLHPDVTEAMLYEKFSPAGPILSIRVCRDVATRRSLGYAYINFQQPADAERALDTMNFEVIKGQPIRIMWSQRDPGLRKSGVGNIFIKNLEDSIDNKALYDTFSTFGNILSCKVVCDEHGSRGFGFVHFETHEAAQNAISTMNGMLLNDRKVFVGHFKSRREREVELGARAMEFTNIYVKNLHADVDEQRLQDLFSQFGKMLSVKVMRDDSGHSRGFGFVNFEKHEEAQKAVVNMNGREVSGRLLYVGRAQKRVERQNELKRRFEQMKQDRLTRYQGVNLYVKNLDDSIDDEKLRKEFSPYGVITSAKVMTEGGHSKGFGFVCFSSPEEATKAVTEMNGRIVGTKPLYVALAQRKEERKAILTNQYMQRLSTMRALGGPIMGSFQQPASYFLPAVPQPPAQAPYYGSGPPIQPAPRWTAQPPRLSSAYSPRASVVRPAAMSRRPLAPVGSSRQVSTHVPHLVPHTPQVANIGTQTTGPGVTGCCTPSRPLLTHKYSTPAHCTDRVQEPAVRVPGQEPLTASMLAAAPLHEQKQMIGERLFPLVYNVHAHLAGKITGMLLEIDNSELLLMLESPESLNAKVEEALAVLQAHQATEHMRGVNLC, encoded by the exons ATGAACGCCAGCGGCCCGGGCTACCCGCTCGCCTCGCTCTACGTAGGCGACCTGCACCCGGACGTGACCGAGGCCATGCTCTACGAGAAGTTCTCGCCCGCTGGCCCCATCCTGTCCATCCGCGTGTGCCGCGACGTGGCCACCCGCCGCTCGCTGGGTTATGCCTACATCAACTTCCAGCAGCCAGCGGACG CGGAGCGGGCACTGGACACCATGAACTTTGAGGTGATCAAAGGCCAGCCCATCCGCATCATGTGGTCCCAGCGAGACCCAGGACTTCGTAAGTCAGGTGTGGGCAACATCTTCATCAAGAACCTGGAGGACTCCATTGATAACAAGGCCTTGTACGACACCTTCTCCACCTTTGGGAACATCCTGTCTTGTAAG GTGGTGTGTGATGAGCACGGCTCCCGCGGCTTCGGCTTTGTGCATTTTGAGACCCACGAGGCCGCGCAGAATGCCATCAGCACCATGAACGGAATGCTGCTGAATGACCGCAAAGT CTTCGTTGGCCACTTCAAGTCCCGACGGGAGCGGGAGGTGGAGCTGGGCGCTCGGGCCATGGAGTTCACCAACATCTACGTGAAGAACCTCCACGCGGACGTGGACGAGCAGCGCCTGCAGGACCTCTTCTCCCAGTTTG GGAAGATGCTGAGTGTCAAGGTGATGAGGGATGACAGCGGCCACTCCCGAGGCTTTGGCTTTGTCAACTTCGAGAAGCATGAGGAAGCCCAGAAG GCTGTGGTGAACATGAACGGGAGGGAGGTGAGCGGGCGGCTGCTCTACGTGGGCCGGGCCCAGAAGCGGGTGGAGCGGCAGAATGAGCTGAAGCGCAGGTTTGAGCAGATGAAGCAGGACCGGCTGACCCGTTACCAG GGCGTGAACTTGTATGTGAAGAACCTGGATGACTCCATAGATGATGAGAAACTGAGGAAAGAGTTCTCTCCCTATGGAGTGATCACCAGTGCCAAG GTGATGACAGAGGGTGGCCACAGCAAAGGGTTTGGCTTTGTGTGTTTTTCCTCTCCAGAAGAGGCGACCAAGGCCGTGACAGAGATGAATGGGCGCATCGTGGGCACCAAGCCACTGTATGTGGCGCTGGCCCAGCGCAAGGAAGAGCGGAAGGCCATCCTGACCAACCAGTACATGCAGCGCCTCTCCACCATGCGGGCCCTGGGCGGCCCCATCATGGGCTCCTTCCAGCAGCCTGCCAGCTACTTCCTGCCCGCTGTGCCCCAG CCTCCAGCCCAGGCTCCGTACTATGGCTCTGGCCCACCCATCCAGCCTGCCCCCAGGTGGACAGCCCAGCCACCCAGATTGTCAT CCGCTTACTCGCCCAGGGCCTCGGTGGTCCGGCCAGCAGCCATGTCTCGGCGCCCCTTGGCCCCCGTTGGAAGCTCCAGGCAGGTCTCCACCCACGTGCCACACCTGGTGCCCCACACCCCGCAAGTGG CCAACATTGGTACCCAGACCACAGGACCCGGTGTGACAGGATGCTGTACCCCTAGCAGGCCTCTCCTGACGCACAAATATTCCACGCCAGCACACTGCACTGATCGG GTCCAGGAGCCCGCCGTGCGTGTCCCCGGACAGGAGCCCCTGACCGCGTCCATGCTGGCCGCAGCACCGCTACATGAGCAGAAGCAGATGATCG GTGAGCGTCTCTTCCCCCTTGTCTACAATGTCCACGCCCACTTGGCCGGCAAGATCACCGGCATGCTGCTGGAGATTGACAACTCGGAGCTGCTGCTCATGCTGGAGTCCCCCGAGTCCCTCAATGCCAAG GTCGAAGAGGCTCTGGCAGTGCTGCAGGCCCACCAGGCCACGGAGCACATGCGAGGAGTGAACCTGTGCTGA